A window of the Emys orbicularis isolate rEmyOrb1 chromosome 1, rEmyOrb1.hap1, whole genome shotgun sequence genome harbors these coding sequences:
- the LOC135882938 gene encoding interferon-induced protein with tetratricopeptide repeats 2-like, producing the protein MSPLRLKEKLQALQCHFTWNFEIRDKVDATHILQTLALRIAHTHHQNQPVLLAMQAYLYHLQGQYEDALQSLREAEEILQRDHPDNFPRQVLVIYGNYAWLYYHLAHYDLVELYLDKVRKICSSLKSRSPYAAQIPEIHAQKGWSLLAAGLRNGREATKCFQMALREDEANGEFLAGLAIAAFASWTHTRKPVFWEAAKKKLGDISREQQQNYEAKVYLARILKRADRQQAEALLEDVVQNSLDPEVLRNAAMFFQPEFIEKTISILERAISLNPNYHLLHYDLGVCYKKQLEEAKSGRGEILAAAIEAFKKALQKDPASVFSKLALAEMYGENTPHYQEEIYLNLMSEMPSLSKKCQQAVYLHWGDFLFYKQKSVWEAAEMYKAGFAIPDGYQERQQLKQRLEEVAGEFQQSSQTAEAEAIHDFIQETETPWDMGRSTGGRNRAGDWRCRENV; encoded by the exons ATGAG CCCCCTGCGTCTGAAGGAGAAGCTGCAGGCCCTCCAGTGCCACTTCACCTGGAACTTTGAAATCAGAGACAAGGTAGATGCAACTCACATCCTCCAAACTCTGGCTCTCAGGATTGCCCACACTCACCACCAGAACCAGCCCGTGCTCCTTGCCATGCAGGCTTATCTCTACCACCTGCAAGGGCAATATGAAGACGCTCTGCAAAGCCTTAGAGAAGCCGAGGAGATTCTGCAAAGAGATCACCCAGATAACTTCCCCCGGCAGGTCCTGGTCATTTACGGAAACTACGCCTGGCTCTATTATCACTTGGCCCACTATGATTTGGTTGAGCTTTACCTGGACAAGGTTAGAAAGATCTGCAGCTCCCTGAAGAGCCGCTCTCCATATGCAGCTCAGATCCCTGAGATACATGCACAGAAAGGCTGGTCTCTCCTGGCAGCAGGCTTACGCAATGGCAGAGAAGCCACAAAGTGCTTCCAAATGGCATTGAGAGAAGACGAAGCAAATGGGGAGTTTCTTGCTGGGTTGGCAATCGCAGCCTTTGCATCATGGACTCACACACGCAAGCCTGTATTTTGGGAAGCAGCCAAAAAGAAGTTGGGTGACATTAGCCGTGAACAGCAGCAAAACTATGAAGCTAAGGTGTATTTAGCCAGGATCCTTAAGAGGGCGGATAGACAGCAAGCAGAAGCCCTCTTAGAAGATGTTGTTCAGAATAGCCTGGACCCTGAGGTCCTGAGAAATGCAGCCATGTTCTTTCAACCAGAATTCATAGAAAAAACAATCTCTATTCTAGAGCGAGCAATATCTCTGAACCCCAATTATCACCTCCTTCACTATGACCTTGGTGTCTGCTACAAGAAACAACTGGAGGAGGCCAAATCAGGCAGAGGAGAAATATTGGCAGCAGCTATTGAGGCCTTCAAAAAGGCTTTGCAGAAAGATCCAGCCTCTGTATTTTCAAAGCTGGCTTTAGCTGAAATGTACGGAGAAAATACACCTCACTACCAAGAAGAGATTTATCTCAATCTCATGAGCGAAATGCCCAGCCTCAGCAAGAAGTGTCAGCAGGCAGTCTACCTTCACTGGGGGGATTTCCTCTTCTACAAGCAGAAGTCAGTGTGGGAGGCAGCTGAGATGTACAAAGCAGGTTTCGCCATTCCAGACGGCTACCAGGAGAGGCAACAACTGAAACAAAGGTTGGAAGAGGTGGCAGGAGAATTCCAGCAGAGCTCCCAAACCGCTGAGGCTGAGGCCATACATGACTTCATTCAAGAGACTGAAACTCCATGGGACATGGGGAGATCCACTGGTGGCAGgaacagagcaggagactggaGATGTAGAGAAAATGTGTGA